From the genome of Streptomyces sp. NBC_01341, one region includes:
- a CDS encoding dihydrofolate reductase family protein → MAGMVFFSVSMSLDGFIAPESSDELMGQQWMELQRWIFPQRFFRENLKLGKGGEEGRDNDIVRETFERTGASVMGKRMFDAGEQMWPEEAPFHAPVFVVTHEKRDPWKRPGGTTFHFVNDGIESALDQAREAAGDRDVRIAGGGATILEYVNAGLIDEFSIALSPVLFGSGIRLFEGVDAGRVALEQVRAEPSPKVTHLTYTVRKR, encoded by the coding sequence ATGGCAGGAATGGTGTTCTTCAGTGTGTCGATGTCGCTGGACGGTTTCATCGCGCCCGAGTCCTCCGATGAACTGATGGGGCAGCAGTGGATGGAGCTCCAGCGGTGGATCTTCCCGCAGCGGTTCTTCCGGGAGAACCTGAAGCTCGGCAAGGGCGGCGAGGAGGGGCGCGACAACGACATCGTGCGGGAGACGTTCGAGCGCACCGGCGCGAGCGTGATGGGCAAGCGCATGTTCGACGCCGGCGAGCAGATGTGGCCGGAGGAGGCGCCGTTCCACGCGCCGGTCTTCGTCGTGACGCACGAGAAGCGTGACCCCTGGAAGCGGCCGGGCGGGACCACGTTCCACTTCGTCAACGACGGCATCGAGTCCGCCCTCGACCAGGCCCGCGAGGCCGCCGGTGATCGCGACGTCCGCATCGCGGGCGGTGGCGCGACGATCCTGGAGTACGTGAACGCCGGCCTGATCGACGAGTTCTCGATCGCGCTCTCACCCGTGCTTTTCGGCTCCGGAATCCGCCTGTTCGAGGGCGTGGACGCCGGCCGCGTGGCCCTGGAGCAGGTCCGGGCGGAGCCCTCCCCAAAGGTGACGCATCTGACCTACACCGTCCGGAAGCGGTAA
- a CDS encoding SRPBCC family protein, whose protein sequence is MSTTERGTPAQSATADREIVISRLIDAPRELVFEAFTEVRHLSHWWGPEGFTTTTRAFEFRVGGEWDFVMHGPDGTDYQEWITWTELAPPERIAMLHGETRDDANAFESVLTFAPDGAATRIEMHTVFPTKELRDEAVEKYHAVEAGRQTLSNLADYVTEIVRKGVEG, encoded by the coding sequence ATGAGCACGACAGAACGAGGAACGCCGGCGCAGTCGGCGACAGCCGACCGCGAGATCGTCATCTCCCGGCTTATCGACGCCCCACGGGAGCTGGTGTTCGAGGCGTTCACCGAGGTGCGGCACCTGTCGCACTGGTGGGGACCGGAGGGGTTCACCACCACCACGCGGGCGTTCGAGTTCCGCGTCGGCGGGGAGTGGGACTTCGTGATGCACGGACCGGACGGGACGGACTACCAGGAGTGGATCACCTGGACCGAGCTCGCCCCGCCGGAGCGGATCGCGATGCTCCACGGTGAGACCCGCGACGACGCGAACGCCTTCGAGTCGGTCCTGACGTTCGCGCCCGACGGTGCGGCGACCCGGATCGAGATGCACACGGTGTTCCCCACCAAGGAGCTGCGCGACGAGGCGGTCGAGAAGTACCACGCGGTCGAGGCCGGCCGGCAGACCCTGAGCAACCTGGCTGACTACGTAACCGAGATCGTTCGGAAGGGAGTTGAGGGCTGA
- a CDS encoding ArsR/SmtB family transcription factor gives MARAATTSDVFNAIAEPQRREILALLRAGERSVTELAQELGMTQPGASKHLRVLREVGLVRDRKAGKQRLYGLDASGLRPVHEWTGGFEQFWNESFDRLGSYVQDLKQTRERSSS, from the coding sequence ATGGCACGAGCAGCGACGACGTCGGACGTCTTCAACGCGATCGCCGAGCCGCAGCGCCGAGAGATCCTGGCGCTGCTGCGGGCAGGTGAGCGGTCGGTGACCGAGTTGGCCCAGGAGTTGGGGATGACCCAGCCGGGGGCGTCCAAACACCTGCGGGTGCTCCGGGAGGTCGGGCTGGTGCGGGACCGCAAGGCAGGCAAGCAACGCCTGTACGGCCTTGACGCCAGCGGGCTGCGCCCGGTCCACGAGTGGACCGGCGGTTTCGAGCAGTTCTGGAACGAGAGCTTCGACCGACTGGGCTCCTACGTGCAGGACCTGAAGCAGACAAGAGAGCGGAGTAGCTCATGA
- a CDS encoding YihY/virulence factor BrkB family protein, translating to MANLRFPGRQDQRHGRRVPDPEQAGPDPEVEAAEPDRPTRMPKRAWGAVIGGTLREFKDDELTDRAAALTYYGVLSLFPALLVLVSLLGITGKSATDKIVSGLGKLAPGSARDIITQAVEQLQDSAGTGSVLAIVGLALAVWSASGYVAAFIRAANAVYDMPEGRPVWKILPVRVGVTVILMVLAVVSALIVVFTGALADQAGSVLGIGDSVLTVWAYAKWPVLILLVTAMIAILYWAAPNAKVKGFRWITPGSVLALLIWMAASAGFALYVANFASYNKTYGTMAGLVVFLIWLWIGNLAILFGLQFDAETARQRAIAGGHPPEAEPYTRPRDTRTWDEKDVRRLDEA from the coding sequence ATGGCGAATCTGCGATTTCCAGGGCGACAGGACCAGCGGCATGGCCGGCGGGTGCCGGATCCGGAGCAGGCCGGCCCGGATCCGGAGGTGGAGGCAGCGGAACCGGACCGTCCCACGAGGATGCCGAAACGGGCGTGGGGCGCCGTGATCGGTGGCACACTGCGGGAGTTCAAGGACGACGAGCTGACCGACCGTGCCGCAGCGCTGACCTACTACGGGGTGCTGTCCCTGTTCCCGGCGCTGCTCGTCCTCGTGTCCTTGCTCGGCATCACGGGGAAGTCCGCCACGGACAAGATCGTCTCGGGGCTGGGCAAGCTGGCTCCCGGTTCCGCCCGGGACATCATCACGCAGGCCGTGGAACAGCTGCAGGACAGCGCCGGCACCGGATCGGTCCTCGCGATCGTCGGTCTCGCCCTGGCCGTCTGGTCGGCCTCGGGTTACGTCGCCGCCTTCATCCGTGCCGCGAACGCCGTCTACGACATGCCCGAGGGCCGGCCCGTCTGGAAGATCCTCCCCGTGCGCGTCGGGGTGACGGTCATCCTCATGGTGCTCGCCGTCGTCAGCGCCCTCATCGTGGTGTTCACCGGCGCCCTCGCCGACCAGGCGGGCAGCGTGCTCGGCATCGGTGACAGCGTGCTGACGGTGTGGGCGTATGCCAAGTGGCCGGTGCTGATCCTGCTCGTCACCGCCATGATCGCGATCCTCTACTGGGCGGCGCCGAACGCCAAGGTCAAGGGGTTCCGGTGGATCACTCCAGGCAGTGTCCTGGCGCTGCTGATCTGGATGGCCGCCTCGGCGGGATTCGCCCTGTACGTCGCCAACTTCGCCTCCTACAACAAGACGTACGGAACCATGGCCGGCCTCGTCGTCTTCCTGATCTGGCTGTGGATCGGCAACCTGGCCATCCTGTTCGGCCTCCAGTTCGACGCGGAGACGGCCAGGCAGCGGGCCATCGCCGGCGGACACCCGCCGGAGGCCGAGCCCTACACGCGGCCGCGCGACACCCGGACCTGGGACGAGAAGGACGTGCGTCGGCTGGACGAGGCGTGA
- a CDS encoding phage holin family protein produces the protein MTAVSDTQPHSPRSDRDVHASGAEPVGELVQRASQQLTELVRSELRLAQAEVKEKGRHYGKGGGLFGGAGVVGFLMLQTLVVTAVAALAVPLPVWAAALIVTAALGAIAAVMALAGKKEVVRAAPPAPEQAIENVKADVAEIKRSAHR, from the coding sequence GTGACTGCGGTGTCGGACACGCAGCCGCACTCCCCGCGCTCCGACCGTGATGTCCACGCATCCGGGGCGGAGCCGGTGGGCGAGCTGGTGCAGAGGGCCTCGCAGCAGCTGACGGAGCTGGTGCGCAGCGAGCTGCGACTGGCGCAGGCGGAAGTGAAGGAGAAGGGCAGGCACTACGGCAAGGGCGGCGGGCTGTTCGGAGGGGCAGGTGTGGTCGGCTTCCTGATGCTGCAGACCCTGGTGGTCACCGCTGTCGCCGCCTTGGCGGTGCCACTGCCGGTATGGGCCGCTGCCCTCATCGTCACCGCTGCGCTCGGGGCGATCGCCGCTGTGATGGCCCTGGCCGGAAAGAAGGAAGTCGTCCGTGCGGCGCCCCCCGCACCGGAGCAGGCGATCGAGAACGTGAAGGCCGACGTGGCCGAGATCAAGAGGAGTGCCCACCGATGA
- a CDS encoding DUF3618 domain-containing protein: MTKPFDDNPNASSPEALREQVEEARDELGQTVEALAAKADVKAQAKQKTAEVRQKSAEVKEQATAKAGELKAKAAEAAHRVQDTVPAPVKDKAAQAASEVRAKAAQAGSLWEDKAPEPVRRKAAEGALVARDNRTVLLVAAGAAVVAWMTFRRRKS; the protein is encoded by the coding sequence ATGACCAAGCCATTCGACGACAATCCGAACGCCTCCAGCCCGGAGGCACTCCGCGAGCAGGTCGAGGAGGCCCGCGACGAACTCGGTCAGACGGTCGAGGCGCTGGCGGCCAAGGCCGATGTGAAGGCCCAGGCCAAGCAGAAGACGGCAGAGGTCAGGCAGAAGTCCGCCGAGGTCAAGGAGCAGGCGACGGCCAAGGCCGGGGAGCTCAAGGCCAAAGCGGCCGAGGCCGCGCACCGGGTGCAGGACACGGTGCCGGCACCGGTCAAGGACAAGGCGGCGCAGGCGGCCAGTGAAGTCCGGGCCAAGGCCGCACAGGCCGGGAGCCTGTGGGAGGACAAGGCGCCGGAGCCGGTGCGGCGGAAGGCGGCCGAGGGTGCCCTGGTGGCGCGGGACAACCGCACCGTGCTGCTGGTGGCCGCAGGAGCCGCGGTCGTCGCCTGGATGACGTTCCGCCGCCGCAAAAGCTGA
- a CDS encoding FUSC family protein, translated as MLKKVFVAPDPGRLRLRHASRAVLGIGLAVVVCGVAGHSLVAAITGGLAALLALFTVTDSTVRGQAVTTALLPVAGLPVLALAAVLHDHPVARDLAFLAVMGAGVYARRWGPRGHSLGVFAFMCFFITQFLHTLPGQLPELFSAVLLSLLAASSVRFGLWCYERRLPVTALLAPVAGRGLARATTRQAVQATTGGALALLAGQLLSDERWYWAVGATWWVFVNTASRGETLVRGFRRVLGTLIGIPVGLVVIAPLHGAAVPTALLVALGVFGIFYSAAVSYTWMMFSVTVLAGALYGALGVLDPALLALRLVETGVGALGAMLAVLVVLPVTTHATTDAWIQRALRCVHACTAEATARLAGTATADPASRVAELEALLGRVRLSLGPLVHPLSPLRARKARAGQVLALLDDCAREVRGLASVAADPEASHDARLAAACWRVEASVEALTAPARRHREAVAPVGVLPPAGAVEPALAHLHGLERALAELAAPLHSSPRAPLVGT; from the coding sequence TTGCTGAAGAAGGTGTTCGTGGCTCCTGACCCGGGGCGGCTGCGGCTGCGGCACGCGAGCAGGGCCGTCCTCGGCATCGGGCTGGCGGTCGTCGTCTGCGGCGTCGCCGGGCACTCGCTCGTCGCCGCGATCACCGGTGGGCTCGCCGCACTGCTTGCCCTCTTCACGGTCACCGACTCGACCGTGCGGGGGCAGGCGGTGACCACCGCGCTGCTCCCGGTGGCAGGACTGCCGGTCCTCGCCCTGGCCGCCGTGCTGCACGACCACCCGGTGGCCCGTGACCTGGCCTTCCTCGCGGTGATGGGGGCGGGTGTCTACGCCCGGCGGTGGGGTCCACGCGGCCACTCGCTCGGCGTCTTCGCCTTCATGTGCTTCTTCATCACCCAGTTCCTGCACACCCTGCCGGGACAGCTGCCCGAGCTCTTCTCCGCCGTCCTGCTCTCGCTGCTGGCGGCGTCGTCCGTCCGCTTCGGCCTCTGGTGCTACGAGCGCAGGCTGCCGGTGACCGCCCTGCTCGCACCGGTCGCCGGCCGGGGGCTGGCCCGGGCGACGACCCGCCAGGCAGTCCAGGCGACCACGGGCGGCGCGCTCGCGCTCCTGGCCGGCCAGCTCCTCTCCGACGAGCGCTGGTACTGGGCCGTGGGGGCGACCTGGTGGGTGTTCGTCAACACGGCGTCGCGCGGCGAGACGCTGGTCCGCGGTTTCCGACGGGTGCTGGGAACGCTGATCGGTATACCCGTCGGTCTCGTCGTCATCGCCCCCTTGCACGGGGCTGCCGTGCCCACGGCGCTCCTGGTGGCGCTCGGTGTGTTCGGGATCTTCTACTCCGCCGCGGTCTCCTACACCTGGATGATGTTCTCGGTGACGGTCCTTGCGGGAGCGCTGTACGGGGCGCTCGGCGTGCTCGACCCCGCGTTGCTCGCGTTGCGCCTCGTCGAGACCGGTGTCGGAGCGCTCGGGGCGATGCTGGCGGTGCTCGTCGTGCTGCCGGTCACCACCCACGCCACGACGGACGCCTGGATCCAGCGCGCTCTGCGCTGCGTGCACGCCTGCACCGCCGAGGCCACCGCGCGGCTCGCGGGGACGGCGACCGCCGACCCCGCGAGCCGCGTCGCCGAACTGGAAGCGCTCCTGGGCCGCGTGCGGCTGTCGCTCGGTCCGCTCGTGCACCCCCTGAGCCCGCTGCGCGCCCGGAAGGCGCGTGCGGGGCAGGTACTCGCCCTGCTCGACGACTGCGCACGTGAGGTGAGGGGCCTCGCCTCCGTCGCGGCCGACCCCGAGGCGTCCCACGACGCGCGGCTCGCCGCGGCGTGCTGGCGCGTGGAGGCGTCCGTGGAGGCGCTGACCGCCCCGGCCCGCAGGCATCGTGAGGCCGTGGCCCCCGTCGGCGTGCTGCCGCCCGCCGGCGCCGTCGAACCTGCGCTCGCTCATCTGCACGGCCTGGAGAGAGCGCTCGCCGAGCTGGCGGCCCCCCTGCACAGCTCCCCGCGTGCTCCGCTCGTCGGGACCTGA